A stretch of the Duncaniella dubosii genome encodes the following:
- a CDS encoding RagB/SusD family nutrient uptake outer membrane protein has product MKFKTYSIAAMACLALSSCSDDFLKDMKNYESTTPEAYNYYSGALGRLADVYALALPYGNSSSVPIWQVPSNGRADDESKSTEEYSGFGCYVNGEITLSSTSQTNSVPDYFQGQARKVRNSTWGRIRNVNDVIAGISGSTLTEEQKNELLGQAYFLRAWCYYLMFKWYGGVPIITEVQNPVPGKSTARSTTRETFDFICEDLDHAAELLAPFTANGGWTSTDYGRATTAAALALKGRMMVLYASPLFNRANDKSRWEAAYKFFQEAIPEINKCGNHLAYEGNPGENASNWAKMFIEDGINPEAIYVALYNQIATGGTPDYSKNNDWEQGIRPSNTLGSGGKVPSAAIIDLFPMKDGKRPSSYNSYTVLSPSAIEYNPDLPFLDRDPRFYRTFAFPGVCWAFNGNPMNDENHNAYNGPDYQLWNYVWYSDASDRGNIESGNTYGPDGLMGNVKGMYVRKRTDDLHVNTSARYAYTQGTGFKYSAAPYMEIRYTEVLLNYAEAACQSGHSDVAVDQLKRIRGRVGYTAENNYGLQTGLEGNEAACMAAILYERQIEFAYEGKRFDDLRRWMLFDGGTQTVPGAPSTWKLTGWGGNTCQYLGFEPLNGTRRENMEFRVQDKYNGGLGGDKWVIGGKNPTRWQT; this is encoded by the coding sequence ATGAAATTCAAGACATATTCAATAGCTGCAATGGCTTGTCTGGCTCTTTCGTCATGTTCCGACGACTTCCTCAAGGACATGAAGAACTATGAATCGACAACCCCCGAAGCATACAATTATTATTCAGGAGCCCTCGGCCGTCTCGCCGATGTCTATGCCCTCGCCCTCCCCTACGGCAACAGCAGCAGTGTTCCCATATGGCAAGTACCGAGCAACGGACGCGCAGACGACGAATCTAAATCGACTGAGGAATACAGCGGTTTCGGTTGCTACGTCAACGGAGAGATAACACTGTCGTCAACATCGCAGACCAACTCAGTCCCCGACTATTTCCAAGGACAGGCACGCAAGGTGCGCAACTCCACATGGGGCCGCATCCGCAACGTCAACGATGTAATCGCCGGAATCTCCGGAAGCACTCTGACAGAAGAGCAGAAAAACGAGCTTCTCGGTCAGGCTTACTTCCTCCGCGCTTGGTGCTACTACCTCATGTTCAAGTGGTATGGCGGTGTGCCCATCATCACTGAAGTGCAGAATCCCGTTCCCGGCAAGAGCACAGCCCGCTCGACCACCAGAGAGACCTTCGATTTCATCTGCGAAGACCTTGACCACGCTGCCGAACTCCTCGCCCCCTTCACTGCAAACGGCGGCTGGACATCGACCGACTACGGACGCGCTACAACAGCGGCCGCCCTCGCACTCAAGGGCCGCATGATGGTGCTATACGCAAGCCCCCTCTTCAACCGCGCCAACGACAAGTCGCGCTGGGAGGCTGCCTACAAGTTCTTTCAGGAAGCAATCCCTGAAATCAACAAGTGTGGCAACCACCTCGCATATGAAGGCAATCCCGGTGAGAACGCATCAAACTGGGCCAAGATGTTTATCGAAGACGGTATCAACCCTGAGGCAATCTACGTGGCTCTCTACAATCAGATTGCAACAGGCGGTACTCCCGACTATTCCAAGAACAATGACTGGGAACAGGGCATACGTCCCTCCAACACTCTCGGCAGCGGCGGCAAAGTCCCCTCGGCGGCTATAATCGACCTCTTCCCGATGAAAGACGGCAAGCGTCCTTCAAGCTACAACAGCTACACTGTTCTCAGCCCGTCAGCCATCGAGTATAACCCCGATCTGCCATTCCTTGACCGCGATCCGCGTTTCTACCGCACCTTCGCCTTCCCCGGTGTATGCTGGGCGTTCAACGGTAACCCGATGAATGATGAGAACCATAATGCTTACAACGGCCCGGACTATCAGCTCTGGAACTACGTGTGGTATTCTGATGCTTCAGACCGTGGTAATATCGAGAGCGGCAACACATACGGCCCTGACGGACTTATGGGCAATGTCAAGGGAATGTATGTCCGCAAGCGTACCGACGACCTCCATGTCAACACCTCGGCCCGCTATGCCTACACTCAGGGCACAGGCTTCAAGTACTCGGCAGCTCCCTACATGGAAATCCGCTATACCGAAGTGCTCCTCAACTATGCCGAGGCAGCCTGCCAGTCAGGCCACAGTGACGTAGCCGTCGATCAACTCAAGCGCATCCGCGGCCGTGTCGGCTACACAGCTGAAAACAACTACGGTCTCCAGACCGGTCTTGAAGGTAACGAAGCCGCATGTATGGCAGCCATCCTCTACGAGCGTCAGATCGAGTTTGCTTACGAAGGCAAGCGTTTCGACGACCTCCGTCGCTGGATGCTCTTCGACGGTGGCACACAGACCGTCCCCGGAGCACCCTCGACATGGAAACTCACAGGCTGGGGTGGCAACACCTGTCAGTATCTCGGCTTCGAGCCACTCAACGGAACCCGCCGCGAAAATATGGAATTCCGTGTACAGGACAAGTATAATGGCGGTCTTGGCGGTGACAAATGGGTCATCGGTGGCAAGAACCCGACCCGCTGGCAGACGTAA
- the proB gene encoding glutamate 5-kinase: MNDEKKKKNSVSDCLRIVVKVGSNVLTRPDGKPNVTNMSALVDQIAALRSLGHELILVSSGAVACGRGVLKPSKQLDAVAQRQLFSSIGQIRLINLYNSLFAEYGYVVGQVLTQKENFSSRTSYLNQRACMQTMLENGVIPIVNENDTASLTELMFTDNDELSGLIAAMMDADILVILSNVDGIYDGNPADPDSRLIPVVRPGEDVSSNVVSSKSGFGRGGMGTKCGIAGKLSEEGVSVCIARGDRPGVLVDVIMNPESIPHTLFEPRPEPLSNIKRWIAHSGSFAKGIVRVNDNAASALRSDRAVSLLPVGVTAIDGEWEEGDIVTLITDSGDVIGVGRASLSSAAVADLIGKRGGRPVVHYDYLFIE, encoded by the coding sequence ATGAATGACGAAAAAAAAAAAAAAAACTCTGTTTCAGACTGTCTGCGAATTGTGGTCAAAGTCGGCAGCAATGTGCTGACGCGCCCTGACGGGAAGCCTAATGTCACCAACATGTCGGCTCTTGTCGACCAGATTGCAGCTCTTCGTTCGCTTGGACATGAACTGATACTCGTGTCGAGCGGAGCGGTGGCATGCGGACGCGGTGTACTGAAGCCGTCGAAGCAGCTTGATGCCGTAGCCCAACGACAGCTTTTCTCATCCATAGGCCAGATACGGCTCATAAATCTTTATAACTCGCTCTTTGCCGAATATGGCTATGTTGTGGGGCAGGTGCTGACGCAGAAAGAAAATTTCTCGTCGCGCACATCCTATCTCAATCAGCGGGCATGTATGCAGACCATGCTCGAAAATGGCGTGATTCCTATTGTCAACGAAAACGATACGGCGAGTCTGACAGAACTGATGTTTACTGACAACGACGAGCTCTCAGGGCTTATAGCAGCCATGATGGATGCCGATATTCTCGTGATCCTTTCGAATGTCGACGGAATCTATGATGGAAATCCTGCCGACCCGGATTCGCGCCTGATTCCTGTGGTAAGACCCGGCGAGGATGTGAGTTCAAATGTCGTTTCATCCAAAAGCGGATTCGGTCGCGGCGGCATGGGAACTAAATGTGGGATAGCCGGCAAACTTTCCGAAGAGGGGGTGAGTGTCTGCATAGCCCGTGGCGACCGTCCCGGAGTGCTGGTCGATGTGATTATGAACCCAGAATCGATTCCCCACACTCTGTTTGAGCCGCGTCCCGAACCGTTGAGCAATATCAAACGGTGGATTGCGCACAGCGGAAGTTTTGCCAAAGGCATTGTCCGGGTTAACGACAACGCCGCATCGGCTCTTCGTAGCGACCGGGCTGTCAGCCTGCTCCCGGTTGGTGTGACAGCTATTGACGGTGAGTGGGAAGAAGGCGACATTGTGACGCTTATCACTGACAGCGGTGATGTGATAGGGGTCGGTCGCGCTTCGCTTTCAAGTGCTGCTGTCGCTGATCTTATCGGAAAGCGTGGAGGCCGTCCTGTGGTCCATTATGATTATTTGTTTATCGAGTGA
- a CDS encoding glutamate-5-semialdehyde dehydrogenase: MSDIKLLLSNVKRASRSLMSLTDARRAEILMRLADAVDSSHEVILRANAEDLSRMERSNPLYDRLLLSPKRLTAIAGDIRHVAELPSPVGEVIEDRTLPNGLRLRRVRVPFGVIGVIYEARPNVTFDVFSLCFRSGNACVLKGGSDASASNEAIVSLIHKVLDECGVDTDCVCLLPSSHEATAAMLGAVGYVDVCIPRGGRRLIDFVRDNARVPVIETGAGVVSAYFDKDGDIDLGRDIITNAKTRRVSVCNALDTLLIHHDRLADLPLLCERLSEKNVEIFADEVSGNALAGHYPAALLHDADAETYSTEWMDYKMGIRTVGSVDDAIEHIAHYGSGHSECIITENHETADRFQQSVDAACVYVNAPTSFTDGAQFGLGAEIGISTQKLGPRGPMGLREITTYRYFINGNGQTRP, encoded by the coding sequence ATGTCTGATATAAAACTTCTTTTATCGAATGTCAAGAGAGCTTCCCGCTCGCTTATGTCGTTGACTGATGCCCGCAGGGCTGAAATCCTCATGCGTCTGGCCGATGCCGTTGATTCATCTCATGAGGTCATTCTCCGGGCAAACGCTGAAGACCTTTCCCGTATGGAGAGGTCAAATCCTCTTTACGATCGCTTGCTGCTGTCGCCAAAGCGTCTGACTGCAATCGCCGGAGATATTCGTCATGTTGCGGAGTTGCCTTCGCCCGTCGGCGAGGTGATTGAAGACCGCACTTTGCCCAACGGTCTACGTCTACGTCGGGTCAGAGTGCCTTTTGGTGTGATAGGTGTGATTTATGAAGCGCGCCCCAACGTGACGTTCGATGTGTTTTCTCTTTGTTTCCGCAGTGGAAATGCCTGTGTGCTCAAGGGCGGATCTGATGCGTCTGCTTCCAATGAAGCCATAGTATCGCTGATTCATAAGGTGCTGGATGAATGTGGCGTTGACACTGATTGTGTCTGTCTTCTGCCTTCCTCTCATGAAGCCACAGCTGCCATGCTGGGTGCGGTGGGCTATGTGGATGTCTGCATACCTCGCGGTGGCCGTCGGCTGATAGATTTTGTACGTGACAATGCCCGGGTTCCTGTCATAGAGACCGGGGCTGGTGTCGTGAGCGCTTATTTTGACAAAGACGGCGATATTGACCTGGGACGTGATATAATCACAAATGCCAAGACTCGTAGGGTGAGTGTGTGTAATGCGCTCGACACTTTGCTCATTCATCATGACCGTCTGGCTGACTTACCTCTGCTGTGTGAGCGATTGTCTGAAAAAAATGTCGAGATATTTGCCGATGAAGTCTCCGGTAATGCTTTGGCCGGACATTATCCTGCTGCATTGCTCCACGATGCCGATGCGGAGACTTACTCGACAGAGTGGATGGACTATAAAATGGGAATCCGTACAGTCGGGTCTGTTGACGATGCTATTGAGCATATCGCACACTATGGCTCGGGACATAGCGAATGTATCATTACTGAGAATCACGAAACTGCCGACCGTTTCCAGCAGTCGGTCGATGCGGCCTGTGTCTATGTCAACGCTCCGACAAGTTTTACTGACGGTGCTCAGTTCGGACTTGGCGCGGAAATCGGTATCAGCACCCAGAAACTCGGTCCACGAGGTCCGATGGGGCTTCGTGAAATAACCACCTACCGTTATTTCATAAACGGCAACGGACAGACGCGTCCGTAA
- a CDS encoding pyrroline-5-carboxylate reductase family protein: MVFCHAHVRGDVILGEVLYRISVSNPSSAPLEILSQSGARVTSDNIEACRDAELIIVAVKPWIVEKVLTEIKESLDYERQSVVVIAAGLTGAQMSQWLSRSESCDARLLIAMPNTAVSAAQSMTFIVPVNSNDKLTSEVVDAFGCLGETMVIDEPHLPAATALASCGIAYAMRYVRAAVEGGVELGFKADAAQRMVVQTIRGAAALLSVEGAHPEREIDKVTTPGGITIRGLNEMEHAGFSSAVIRGLKASVK, encoded by the coding sequence TTGGTCTTTTGTCATGCCCATGTAAGAGGTGATGTTATACTTGGCGAAGTATTATATCGGATTTCAGTCTCGAATCCCTCTTCGGCACCGCTTGAGATTCTTTCGCAATCAGGTGCGCGTGTGACTTCCGACAATATAGAAGCGTGTCGGGATGCAGAGTTGATAATAGTTGCGGTCAAACCGTGGATTGTCGAAAAAGTACTGACCGAAATCAAGGAGTCTCTTGATTATGAACGTCAGAGTGTCGTCGTGATAGCTGCTGGTCTGACGGGAGCTCAGATGTCACAATGGCTGTCTCGGTCAGAATCTTGCGATGCGCGTCTTTTGATTGCAATGCCTAATACGGCCGTTTCCGCAGCGCAGTCGATGACTTTTATTGTCCCGGTAAACTCCAACGACAAGCTTACTTCTGAAGTGGTAGATGCGTTCGGTTGCCTTGGTGAAACTATGGTTATCGACGAGCCGCATTTGCCAGCCGCCACTGCGCTCGCTTCGTGTGGCATAGCTTACGCGATGCGCTATGTCCGCGCGGCAGTCGAGGGGGGAGTTGAACTAGGATTCAAGGCTGATGCAGCCCAGAGGATGGTGGTGCAGACCATTCGTGGCGCTGCTGCTTTGCTTTCTGTCGAAGGCGCGCATCCTGAACGTGAGATTGACAAAGTGACAACCCCCGGAGGCATTACTATACGTGGCCTTAACGAAATGGAGCATGCCGGATTTTCGTCTGCGGTAATACGTGGACTTAAAGCCTCTGTAAAATAG
- the glmM gene encoding phosphoglucosamine mutase, which yields MSLIKSISGIRGTIGGAPGDGLSPLDIVKFTAAYATFIAANTTRENRTIVVGRDARLSGKMVNDIVVGTLTAMGFDVINIGPASTPTTEIAVVAEKACGGIILTASHNPKQWNALKLLNEEGEFLNDAQGKEVLRIAEEEAYKFAEVDELGHEYTNNTYNLRHIEQVLALDLVDTEAIRKANFTVAVDAVNSVGGVVIPQLLRALGVKDIIELNCEPNGKFAHTPEPIPQNLTQISSLMADGRADVGFVVDPDVDRLAIVMENGEMFVEEYTLVSIADYVLAHTPGSTVSNLSSSRSLRDVTRRHGCEYSAAAVGEVNVTTKMKETGAIIGGEGNGGVIYPAAHYGRDALVGVALFLSLLAKSGKKVSELKKTYPAYEIAKNKMELTPEIDVDAILAAVKEKFAGEQITDIDGVKIDFEDSWVHLRKSNTEPIIRIYSEAATMAEADALAQRIKDIIAEMI from the coding sequence ATGTCACTTATCAAGAGTATTTCGGGCATCCGCGGAACAATCGGCGGTGCTCCCGGCGACGGACTCTCGCCTCTCGACATTGTAAAGTTCACGGCAGCCTACGCCACATTCATAGCTGCTAATACGACACGCGAAAACCGCACTATTGTTGTGGGTCGCGATGCCCGTCTCAGCGGAAAAATGGTCAATGATATCGTTGTCGGCACACTGACGGCTATGGGCTTCGATGTGATCAACATCGGACCGGCATCGACACCGACTACTGAAATCGCGGTAGTAGCCGAAAAAGCATGCGGAGGCATCATCCTCACAGCAAGCCACAATCCCAAACAGTGGAATGCGCTCAAACTACTGAATGAAGAGGGTGAATTCCTCAACGACGCACAGGGTAAAGAAGTGCTCCGCATCGCAGAAGAGGAGGCTTACAAGTTTGCAGAAGTCGACGAACTTGGTCATGAATACACCAACAACACATACAATCTCCGTCACATAGAGCAGGTGCTCGCACTTGACCTCGTTGACACCGAAGCTATCCGTAAAGCCAATTTCACAGTGGCAGTCGATGCGGTAAACTCCGTTGGCGGGGTTGTCATCCCCCAGTTGCTGCGTGCACTTGGTGTGAAGGACATCATCGAACTGAATTGTGAGCCTAACGGCAAATTCGCCCATACACCAGAACCAATCCCCCAGAATCTGACCCAGATTTCATCGCTCATGGCCGACGGACGCGCTGATGTAGGTTTCGTTGTCGATCCCGACGTTGACCGTCTTGCAATCGTGATGGAAAACGGAGAGATGTTTGTCGAGGAATACACTCTTGTATCCATCGCCGACTATGTACTCGCCCATACACCCGGATCGACAGTATCGAACCTCAGTTCTTCACGTTCGCTCCGCGATGTCACCCGCCGTCACGGCTGCGAATACTCGGCAGCAGCAGTCGGCGAGGTAAATGTGACCACAAAAATGAAGGAAACCGGCGCTATCATCGGTGGCGAAGGTAACGGCGGTGTCATCTATCCCGCCGCACACTATGGCCGCGACGCACTTGTAGGTGTGGCACTGTTCCTTTCTCTGCTTGCCAAGAGCGGAAAGAAAGTCAGCGAGCTCAAGAAGACCTATCCGGCTTATGAAATCGCCAAGAACAAGATGGAACTTACACCTGAGATTGATGTAGATGCAATCCTCGCTGCCGTGAAGGAAAAATTTGCAGGAGAACAGATTACAGACATTGACGGAGTGAAAATTGATTTCGAGGATTCGTGGGTTCACCTTCGCAAATCAAACACAGAGCCGATCATCCGCATCTACAGCGAAGCTGCGACAATGGCCGAAGCCGACGCACTCGCACAGCGAATCAAAGATATTATCGCCGAGATGATCTGA